The following DNA comes from Oncorhynchus kisutch isolate 150728-3 unplaced genomic scaffold, Okis_V2 scaffold2259, whole genome shotgun sequence.
CACTCTGCTGGATCTGAAGGGTGGCCCTGGAGGGCCCACATATGGTTGGCTGTCTGGGGGTGCCATTCTTCACTGAGAAACAGGAGCTGATGTAACCTATGGGGACTGTCTGGATGGTCCCTGTGAAGGAGAAAttgacattttaaaaaatgattaaAGGTCCATTATCTAGCTTTGTACCAGACCAAACATATTTCAGATAGAAATGCAAGCTATAGATATGTCATTCTCATAGAAAATGATTCCCATTGGAAGAAAGTCTGATAAGCGGAAGATCCTTTGTGTGCGATATTTCTATATTGAATAGAAGTTCTAATTAAGTGCCAGTCAGCTAAAGCTAAACAATGATCAAGACAAGTCATGCGAGGAAGATATAAGAGAGGGATATAAGCGAGAAATCGAGTGCCTTAGCCAGCTACCTTTCTCAAGTGAATTCTGTGTCTCTAGTTCTGCCTGTGGCCTTGGCTGACTCTTTGGAGATCGACTCTGGCCAATGTGTGTCAAAGCAGACTGGAGAGATGTCATGTGTTTTCGATGAGAACGAACAGCACTGTCCAACAATTGCCTGGGTTGGGGGGAACATTTTAATATCTGTATTGACACATTATGGTCAGCAGCATATAGTCAGTATGTAATACGAATAACGACTTCCAAGATGCCATGCGTTACATCTTGCATTCATTTCATACCTGAGATTCTTGATTTCTTTTCGCATGACAGATATCTGCTGGTTGAGTTTGCTGACATGCTCGGTACAGTTGCAAGTGGCAGACattttgatagtgtcttgattgCTTTGCTAGTTTGTCATACAAATAATCatacaataacatctgataatgTAAAATATCAGAGATTGTTTGTGCTGCCTAACAAAAGTACACATCTCTGCTGAAATGCTTCCGCACATGTGTGTCGTCATTTCTAGCTGGCCAACCAGCAACTTACTAATGGAAAGCGGTGACTGAGTGCTGTAGCAAGCATGCGCAAATGATTACGTAAATTGTGAAGCAAAATTTCAAACTCGTGTCCTGATGGAGAGTTATGGATGAAACTCGTAGAAATAACTATTTTTAATGGTTGTCAGTTTAGAGAAATGCCAAAACAACATGTCTACTGTAATATTGAATATATATAATGACTCCTTCGAGATTGTTTCACTACTGTAAGAGGACAGCAGAGGGTACTATTGAGCAACTGAGACttgttcttgttttgtagatgaTCATAACAAGGAGACAGTCATATTATCAACAAAGCATCACACCTTTATTATCATAGCGCTTATCTCAAATAAACCATtggtataaaaaatgtaaaaatcacAATTAGAAAACACAGTTAccagaaatgattaaatacaaATGTACTTTCAAATGCTGCCATGTTTAGCTCGTACAAATCATTTATTAAAAACAGACAGTGCAGTTCTTTGCAACATAACAAATTTAGACACCATTCAtgaagcaaaaataaataaatccatgGGTCGGTTTAAAGCTGGAATTCATGCATTTCATTGTACATTACATTTCATATCCATACTCTATCAGGCTCAAAATTACAAAGATGAGTTAACTAGTAAGGCTAAACTGCATCACCTCTCAAATGCACATGTTGTCAGAATAGATTACATTGCATGTAATCTGTCTGTATGTTATCAGAGGCCAGATCTGAGTGGATTTCAGAAGACGTTTCTTGGTGGATGATCTTGTGAAGGAACACCAGTGTAGAACCTTGGGAACGTAGAGAACACTCTATTCTGTTCAGGCACACTGACAGACGGCTCCTCACTTGACCCTATGACAGAAAGGTGGTTAGTTTAACATTTCTGATTATGCTATATGTGACAAGATCATATCCCCCACAGCTAGATGACATCCCAATGAGCTCATTGGCCAGACACTTCAGAAAATTCAGAAGTCAAGTACATGACTGCAAAGAGACATTCATTAATTGATGCCATTAGTACCTTGATCAGTGCCCCAGTTGTTTTGAGATGGAGGGATGTCTTCCTTCTCATCAGGACCCAAGTCCTCAATCAGCACCTGGTCCAGGGTGTCACTACCCTGGTCACTGCCTTCAGTGTacagggtctccaacagggatggTGCAGGGGCAGTAACAGGGTTATACATTGGAGAAGGGGCAACAACAGCCACAGGAGCAGGGGCAAGGATAGGGATAGGGTCTGGGACGGGGGGAACATACGCCGGTAGTGATTCTGGCGGGCCAGGGTCCACCGGAAGGAATGGGGATAGTGAGATCAAGGTAGGGGCAGGGGTGACTTCCACTGGTTTGGACACCacctttacaatgacagcctcctGTTCTGGCTCTTCCTGGGAAGCCGGGAGCTCCGGTGTTGGATCAGTCTTCCTCGGCCTTCCTCGTCTTCCCGAGctactcttctcctctcttcccctcgctctcttcctcctgctctctaCCCTGAAGTCAGACAAATAGAAATGTAATCGTGGGTCGTCATTATACACTTCCTCGCAACTGGAATGTTTACACTTTGCAGCTGATTACGTTGATAAGCTTGGCGATATTCATTCAGTCATTGTTGATAGTGCAAAGTCCTTGATCTAAATGTGTGGTGCCAATAGCTGGAAACGCCTAAGCAACCTTTGGTTTCCTCTTGCTTCATATTGGACAATGTGGGCTGGAAGACTGATAGACAGCCAAATACGATCATTATCAAATATACTGTTTCATGTACACAACTTTATTTATGCATGTACAcatcttttactattttctgctcTTACATTctttaaacatacaaaaacataaaGTCATGTTAAGTGGCTTTTCAGCCAAACTTATTTAAGCACGTAAGCACTAGAGTAAGCACTAGAGTAAGCACTAGAGTAAGCACTAGAGTAAGCACTAGAGTAAGCACTAGAGTAAGCACTAGAGTAAGCACTAGAGTAAGCACTAGAGTAAGCACTAGAGTAAGACTAGAGTAAGCACTAGAGTAAGCACTAGAGTAAGCACTAGAGTAAGCACTAGAGTAAGCACTAGAGTAAGACTAGAGTAAGCACTAGAGTAAGCACTAGAGTAAGCACTAGAGTAAGACTAGAGTAAGACTAGAGTAAGCACTAGAGTAAGACTAGAGTAAGCACTAGAGTAAGCACTAGAGTAAGACTAGAGTAAGCACTAGAGTAAGCACTAGAGTAAGCACTAGAGTAAGCACTAGAGTAAGCACTAGAGTAAGACTAGAGTAAGCACTAGAGTAAGCACTAGAGTAAGACTAGAGTAAGCACTAGAGTAAGCACTAGAGTAAGACTAGAGTAAGACTAGAGTAAGCACTAGAGTAAGACTAGAGTAAGCACTAGAGTAAGCACTAGAGTAAGCACTAGAGTAAGACTAGAGTAAGACTAGAGTAAGACTAGAGTAAGCACTAGAGTAAGACTAGAGTAAGCACTAGAGTAAGCACTAGAGTAAGCACTAGAGTAAGCACTAGAGTAAGCACTAGAGTAAGCACTAGAGTAAGCACTAGAGTAAGCACTAGAGTAAGCCAATAAGGACAAAGGGCTTAGCAGCTGTATTGAAGCCCACATAGTCCACTCAAGTTTCTAGTTAAACACATTTTGTCGGCTGAAGCAGAAAACCGTCATTAGTGGTTGAAATCTAGGCCTCTTCCTAACTCTAACATGTTTGTTAGAGGATGAGTGTGCATGACTAGTTCTGCACCTCTTCTTAATGTCTACATTTACCCATAAACCCACTGGTTAATCGCCTTCTCCTCGGCCTCTGCCTTTCTTTTCTTGAGAAGGTCTCTGTCTCTTAGCCGCCGCTGGATCCCACCTGTAACACCGACCAACAtacaccagtcagccagtcagtcagtcagtcagctgtcaACGACAGACAGGACACTTCACTCTCATTCCTCATTTGAATTCTATTACATCAATAGTCAGAGTGTAAGACACATTTAGTAAATATCGTAATAAACTGACAATGATTCAATAAAAATTGGATCACTTTGTTTCATTATGATTTGTTTCACTGTCCTCTCTGTACTTGATCAATTACTGGTTTATGCTGTTGTAACAAAACTCTCTCCATATTTGAGT
Coding sequences within:
- the LOC116369570 gene encoding actin cytoskeleton-regulatory complex protein PAN1-like isoform X2; amino-acid sequence: MVMVNQIRIFGGRDLQTDIIFYQRFYPSLLACPSQQVTFISTGGKMEGTFDKEKPELEYKNPNDNQGGIQRRLRDRDLLKKRKAEAEEKAINQVESRRKRARGREEKSSSGRRGRPRKTDPTPELPASQEEPEQEAVIVKVVSKPVEVTPAPTLISLSPFLPVDPGPPESLPAYVPPVPDPIPILAPAPVAVVAPSPMYNPVTAPAPSLLETLYTEGSDQGSDTLDQVLIEDLGPDEKEDIPPSQNNWGTDQGSSEEPSVSVPEQNRVFSTFPRFYTGVPSQDHPPRNVF
- the LOC116369570 gene encoding hemogen-like isoform X1, with product MEGTFDKEKPELEYKNPNDNQGGIQRRLRDRDLLKKRKAEAEEKAINQWVYGVESRRKRARGREEKSSSGRRGRPRKTDPTPELPASQEEPEQEAVIVKVVSKPVEVTPAPTLISLSPFLPVDPGPPESLPAYVPPVPDPIPILAPAPVAVVAPSPMYNPVTAPAPSLLETLYTEGSDQGSDTLDQVLIEDLGPDEKEDIPPSQNNWGTDQGSSEEPSVSVPEQNRVFSTFPRFYTGVPSQDHPPRNVF